Proteins encoded by one window of Acidipropionibacterium virtanenii:
- a CDS encoding ABC transporter substrate-binding protein, with protein sequence MTSPLDPFNRPVGRRSLIMAAAGLAALGPVLSACGGSSSSASPATPTGKPVDGGALIWAIETQLSSANPHTNGQDKARPILRNAFDSLIFLDGDGKYQPWLARTITPSADGTVLTLELRTDVTFSDGEKFNAAAVVKNFDKLSDAKYATSAAGALSSLKKYEATGPYTVKFTLSKPDNYFLTWLAGVTAAPISPKSLALSMDELQAGGPKIAGTGPFTISTYSLNTEIVFTRRKDYAWAPAAIAKGQKAAHLEKVTYRTLKEGSARTGALSRSQVDVASDIQPLDVETFTSNPRFAYVRATAAGSPYSLYFNVSKTPFEDIRVRQAFAQGADITAIVNSIYRGTYQRAWAPYNLLGPYQDPSLKNWLKFDKAAANKLLDKAGWATKNASGIRTKRGKTLTVRTVSASDYVRESRDQLNVALAAALKQNIGIDYKFQAVDLGTEANRAKANDYEIFDNSYGGADPVVPFDLLYYSSDPSRGYIARGRYNDKQLEKLIDDARFSNDTAARKKTYKTIQEYVTKEKYYALPLAVTQDTYAYNAEKVAGIVADPATGGPFSAYTAWVASK encoded by the coding sequence ATGACCTCTCCCCTCGATCCGTTCAACCGCCCCGTCGGCCGACGCTCGCTCATCATGGCCGCCGCCGGCCTGGCCGCACTCGGACCGGTCCTGAGCGCCTGCGGCGGATCATCCTCGAGCGCCTCCCCGGCAACCCCCACCGGCAAGCCCGTCGACGGCGGCGCGCTGATCTGGGCCATCGAGACCCAGTTGTCCTCGGCCAACCCGCACACCAACGGCCAGGACAAGGCCCGCCCGATCCTGCGCAACGCCTTCGACTCGCTGATCTTCCTGGACGGCGACGGCAAGTACCAGCCGTGGCTCGCCAGGACGATCACCCCGTCGGCCGACGGCACGGTCCTCACTCTGGAACTGCGCACCGACGTCACCTTCTCCGACGGGGAGAAGTTCAACGCGGCCGCCGTCGTCAAGAACTTCGACAAGCTCTCCGACGCCAAGTACGCCACCTCGGCGGCCGGCGCGCTCAGCTCCCTGAAGAAGTACGAGGCCACCGGGCCGTACACGGTGAAATTCACCCTCTCCAAGCCCGACAACTACTTCCTCACCTGGCTGGCAGGCGTGACCGCGGCCCCCATCTCCCCCAAGAGCCTGGCCCTGTCCATGGACGAGCTGCAGGCCGGCGGCCCGAAGATCGCCGGTACCGGGCCCTTCACGATCAGCACGTACTCCCTCAACACCGAGATCGTCTTCACCCGACGCAAGGACTACGCCTGGGCGCCGGCCGCGATCGCCAAGGGCCAGAAGGCCGCCCACCTCGAGAAGGTGACCTACCGCACCCTCAAGGAGGGCTCGGCGCGCACCGGCGCACTGTCCCGCTCCCAGGTGGACGTCGCCTCAGACATCCAGCCGCTGGACGTGGAGACCTTCACCTCGAATCCGAGGTTCGCCTATGTGCGGGCCACTGCGGCGGGCTCCCCGTACTCGCTGTACTTCAACGTCTCCAAGACACCCTTCGAGGATATCCGGGTCCGTCAGGCGTTCGCCCAGGGGGCCGATATCACCGCCATCGTCAACAGCATCTATCGCGGCACCTATCAGCGCGCCTGGGCTCCCTACAATCTTCTCGGCCCCTACCAGGATCCGTCCCTGAAGAACTGGCTGAAATTCGACAAGGCGGCTGCCAACAAACTGCTCGACAAGGCCGGCTGGGCGACGAAGAATGCGTCCGGCATCCGCACCAAGAGGGGCAAGACGCTGACGGTGCGCACCGTCTCGGCCTCCGACTACGTCCGCGAGAGCCGGGACCAGCTCAATGTGGCCCTGGCTGCGGCGCTCAAGCAGAATATCGGCATCGACTACAAGTTCCAGGCGGTGGACCTGGGCACCGAGGCCAACCGCGCCAAGGCCAACGACTACGAGATCTTCGACAACTCCTACGGCGGTGCCGATCCGGTGGTGCCCTTCGACCTGCTGTACTACTCGTCCGATCCGTCGCGCGGATACATCGCCCGCGGACGATACAACGACAAGCAGCTCGAGAAATTGATCGACGACGCCCGGTTCAGCAATGACACGGCGGCCCGCAAGAAGACCTACAAGACCATTCAGGAGTACGTCACCAAGGAGAAGTACTACGCCCTTCCGCTGGCGGTGACCCAGGACACCTACGCCTACAATGCTGAGAAGGTCGCCGGGATCGTGGCCGATCCGGCCACCGGCGGTCCCTTCAGCGCCTACACCGCGTGGGTGGCGTCGAAGTGA
- a CDS encoding glutathione S-transferase family protein: MGGVEVTALIEGNSPGSVVHEASPVDFDTYGTIYEPRGEARKAPFGAGADADVYPFRGRIDPNGEFPPEAGRYHLYVSLACPFAHRTLIVRALKGLEEVIGVSVVDPIRDGRGWAFRAGADPSRRHGGLGQTLDRANGFALLSQAYEASVPGGVYTGRVSVPVLWDTRSGQVVSNHYPEITLDLGSQFNQWAGEPGLDLYPVPLRDEIDALNDVVGPHLNEGVYHAGFATTQSDYEAGYREVFETLDLLEELLADGREFLVGGRLTEADIRLWPTLARFDSVYHGHFKLNRNRLVDLPNLWAYTRRLYAIPAFGATTDLDQIRRHYYGTQLHINPTGIVPPSPRIDWSL; this comes from the coding sequence GTGGGTGGCGTCGAAGTGACGGCGCTCATCGAGGGCAACTCCCCCGGCTCGGTCGTTCACGAGGCGAGCCCCGTCGACTTCGACACCTACGGGACGATCTACGAGCCGCGCGGCGAGGCCCGGAAAGCCCCCTTCGGCGCCGGGGCCGATGCCGACGTCTACCCCTTCCGGGGCCGCATCGATCCGAACGGGGAGTTTCCGCCGGAGGCGGGCCGCTACCACCTGTACGTGTCCCTGGCCTGCCCCTTCGCCCACCGCACACTCATCGTGCGGGCGCTCAAGGGTCTGGAGGAGGTGATCGGCGTCTCGGTGGTCGATCCGATCCGCGACGGGCGCGGCTGGGCCTTCCGGGCCGGCGCTGATCCGTCCCGGCGGCACGGCGGCCTCGGCCAGACCCTGGACCGGGCCAACGGCTTCGCCCTCCTGTCCCAGGCCTACGAGGCCTCGGTGCCCGGCGGCGTCTACACCGGGCGGGTCTCGGTGCCGGTGCTGTGGGACACCCGCAGCGGCCAGGTGGTCTCGAACCACTATCCGGAGATCACCCTGGATCTGGGTTCCCAGTTCAACCAGTGGGCCGGCGAGCCGGGGCTCGACCTGTACCCCGTGCCGCTGCGCGACGAGATCGACGCCCTCAACGACGTCGTCGGCCCTCACCTCAACGAGGGCGTCTACCACGCAGGATTCGCCACCACGCAGAGTGATTACGAGGCCGGGTACCGGGAGGTCTTCGAGACCCTCGATCTGCTGGAGGAGCTGCTGGCCGACGGCCGCGAGTTCCTGGTCGGCGGCCGGCTCACCGAGGCCGATATCCGGCTGTGGCCCACTCTGGCACGATTCGATTCGGTCTACCACGGCCATTTCAAGCTCAATCGAAACCGCCTGGTAGACCTACCGAATCTGTGGGCCTACACCCGTCGGCTGTACGCCATTCCGGCCTTCGGAGCCACCACCGATCTTGACCAGATCCGGCGCCATTACTACGGCACCCAGCTGCACATCAACCCCACCGGGATCGTGCCGCCGTCGCCGCGCATCGACTGGTCCCTGTAA
- a CDS encoding glutathione S-transferase C-terminal domain-containing protein encodes MSAVVADFETELNTEEPKTFEPVKAFPETNTEQTPDGAFRRQRNLFPVRFGEGPGQYPAEPGRYRLLGSVSCGWCRRQLIAIRLLGLEEALPFVPLYGRDGAGWRISETQGDVVAKWGSDRLNSFYERTIPGFTGRGTSPTIIDIETGKVVTNSYHTIDLDLASVWRPFHKADAPDLYPEDLREEINLLNQQIFDDVNNGTYKVIFATNPQAARAALGIFEARLADYDFRLDSRRYLFGDRLTDSDIRLFQTLSSYERSYRPRLAAILGEDDVKHLTDFGNLWGYARDLFQHGFVDDRELYFLNLLPGPSGEYVQGQGFAEGIELPDAAEALAAWREPSGREQLAGSPLYSGPGSGGSFELWNLK; translated from the coding sequence ATGTCCGCCGTCGTCGCAGATTTCGAGACCGAGCTCAACACCGAGGAGCCCAAGACCTTCGAACCGGTCAAGGCGTTCCCCGAGACCAATACCGAGCAGACCCCCGACGGGGCCTTCCGGCGCCAGCGCAACCTCTTCCCGGTGCGCTTCGGCGAGGGGCCGGGCCAGTACCCGGCCGAGCCGGGGCGCTACCGGCTGCTGGGTTCGGTGAGCTGCGGCTGGTGCAGGCGCCAGCTCATCGCGATCCGGCTGCTCGGCCTCGAGGAGGCCCTGCCCTTCGTGCCGCTCTACGGCCGCGACGGCGCCGGATGGCGGATCAGCGAGACCCAGGGCGACGTCGTCGCGAAGTGGGGGTCGGACCGGCTCAACTCCTTCTACGAGCGCACCATCCCGGGCTTCACGGGCCGGGGCACCTCCCCGACGATCATCGACATCGAGACCGGGAAAGTGGTCACGAACTCCTACCACACCATCGATCTGGATCTTGCGAGCGTGTGGAGGCCCTTCCACAAGGCCGACGCCCCGGATCTGTATCCCGAGGATCTGCGCGAGGAGATCAATCTGCTCAACCAGCAGATCTTCGACGACGTCAACAACGGCACCTACAAGGTGATCTTCGCCACCAACCCGCAGGCCGCCCGGGCCGCGCTGGGAATCTTCGAGGCCCGCCTGGCCGATTACGATTTCCGGCTGGACTCGCGACGCTATCTGTTCGGCGACCGTCTCACCGATTCCGACATCCGGCTGTTCCAGACGCTGTCCTCCTACGAGCGCAGCTACCGTCCGCGGCTGGCCGCGATTCTGGGGGAGGACGACGTCAAGCATCTGACCGACTTCGGGAATCTGTGGGGATATGCCCGCGATCTCTTCCAGCACGGTTTCGTCGACGATCGGGAGCTCTACTTCCTCAACCTGCTGCCGGGACCCTCGGGCGAGTACGTCCAGGGACAGGGCTTCGCCGAGGGGATCGAGCTGCCCGACGCCGCCGAGGCCCTGGCGGCGTGGCGCGAGCCGAGCGGGCGCGAGCAGCTGGCCGGTTCGCCGCTGTACTCCGGCCCGGGATCGGGCGGCTCCTTCGAACTGTGGAACCTGAAGTGA
- a CDS encoding GNAT family N-acetyltransferase, with protein MSTAVRPVIDAHSYPPEVIASLRPIPVGLWLQVLGDSRVGSGPLVLRHALPEEYEEVGDVLEAAFTTGCWSTPEYIASLHAIESRAATSNVWVVADDDGVLAAVLTPQPRYLESDAFTFNILGVGPRGRGLGLGRLLTDHAVDLARSLGLGTVEIHSGPQMTAAHKVYVDYGFVRRIEQETAVVDGHQRLRSFTYRVPDPVADPPSIERAAAPAVDSPFPRPGDPVSITALRPAGVEDAGRFHPEAPRRPGPAELPDRRLRLVAPASSPRSWGAVLGARIAAPEWVRVEWSQEVASPVLLDGEGLLVSDDWSWISRSLATASGSGIYPAARREEIDTLEQVIGAELIGALEEVVFSTAQPVRDAVSRLLFARLGLLDLRLADRRFLLGDEPTTADLTLFGLLLGWDLHYRAHLGWGAASLVDYPNLWAWARRLAADPQVLSAGDRVAAGLDAGPDGTFAEPWGPALPVEGIDDIRAAWWEPVK; from the coding sequence GTGAGCACCGCCGTCAGGCCCGTCATCGACGCCCACTCGTATCCGCCCGAGGTGATCGCCTCGCTGCGGCCGATCCCGGTCGGCCTGTGGCTGCAGGTCCTGGGCGACTCCCGGGTCGGCTCGGGCCCCCTGGTGCTGCGCCACGCGCTGCCCGAGGAGTACGAGGAGGTGGGCGACGTCCTGGAGGCGGCGTTCACCACGGGCTGCTGGTCGACCCCGGAGTACATCGCGAGCCTGCACGCCATCGAGTCCCGGGCGGCGACGTCGAATGTGTGGGTGGTGGCCGATGACGACGGCGTCCTGGCGGCCGTCCTCACACCCCAGCCGCGGTATCTGGAGTCCGACGCCTTCACCTTCAACATCCTGGGGGTCGGACCGCGGGGCCGCGGTCTGGGTCTGGGCCGGCTTCTCACCGATCATGCCGTGGACCTCGCCCGATCGCTGGGGCTGGGCACCGTGGAGATCCACTCCGGGCCGCAGATGACCGCGGCCCACAAGGTCTATGTCGACTACGGATTCGTGCGGCGCATCGAACAGGAGACGGCTGTGGTCGACGGCCACCAGCGGTTGCGGAGCTTCACCTACCGGGTGCCCGATCCGGTGGCCGACCCGCCGTCGATCGAACGCGCCGCCGCGCCGGCCGTCGATTCGCCCTTCCCGAGACCAGGAGATCCTGTGAGCATCACCGCACTGCGCCCCGCCGGGGTTGAGGACGCCGGCCGCTTCCACCCCGAGGCGCCCCGGCGCCCCGGGCCGGCCGAGCTGCCGGACCGGCGGCTGCGGCTGGTGGCCCCGGCGTCCTCTCCCCGCAGTTGGGGGGCGGTGCTGGGGGCGCGTATCGCGGCACCCGAATGGGTTCGGGTGGAATGGTCGCAGGAGGTGGCTTCGCCGGTGCTGCTGGACGGGGAGGGACTCCTGGTGAGCGACGACTGGTCGTGGATCTCGCGGTCTCTGGCCACGGCGTCCGGGAGCGGGATCTACCCGGCGGCCCGGCGCGAGGAGATCGACACCCTGGAGCAGGTGATCGGCGCCGAGCTCATCGGCGCGCTGGAGGAGGTGGTGTTCTCCACCGCGCAACCGGTGCGCGACGCCGTCTCCCGGCTGCTCTTCGCCCGCCTAGGACTGCTCGATCTCCGGCTGGCGGATCGACGGTTCCTGCTCGGCGATGAGCCGACCACCGCCGACCTGACCCTGTTCGGGCTGCTGCTCGGCTGGGACCTGCACTACCGGGCGCACCTGGGCTGGGGCGCGGCCTCCCTGGTCGACTACCCGAACCTGTGGGCCTGGGCGCGCCGACTGGCCGCCGACCCGCAGGTGCTGTCGGCCGGGGACCGGGTGGCGGCTGGCCTGGACGCCGGCCCCGACGGCACCTTCGCCGAACCCTGGGGACCGGCGCTGCCGGTCGAGGGGATCGACGACATCCGGGCCGCATGGTGGGAGCCCGTGAAGTAG
- a CDS encoding GNAT family N-acetyltransferase produces MATPTITDNTEEHRYEARLDGKLAGYLDYERTGDVVDLPHTLVFPQYEGKGVAGALVRHGLDDIRGRGLTVTPTCPYVDSWIQRHPDYADLVHRG; encoded by the coding sequence ATGGCCACGCCCACCATCACCGACAACACCGAGGAGCACCGCTACGAGGCGCGCCTGGACGGCAAACTCGCCGGATACCTGGACTACGAGCGGACGGGCGACGTCGTCGACCTGCCCCACACCTTGGTCTTCCCTCAGTACGAGGGCAAGGGCGTCGCCGGGGCACTGGTCCGCCACGGCCTCGACGACATCCGGGGCCGCGGACTGACTGTCACGCCGACCTGCCCCTACGTCGACTCATGGATCCAGCGCCATCCCGACTACGCCGACCTCGTGCACCGGGGTTGA
- a CDS encoding Dps family protein, whose product MTEQSITVPKHAGDTRTAVENAEHGFRASKELSDNLQKVVVDFIALSLVGKQAHWNIVGPNFRDLHLNLDEVVDIAREGSDEFAERLRALHATPDGRPSVVAARTSIEQFPQGEVSTHDAIDLMVAAIDATVATMREVHDAVDAEDPTTSDMLHEYTQKLEQQAWFISAETRAPEKA is encoded by the coding sequence ATGACCGAGCAGTCCATCACCGTTCCGAAGCACGCTGGAGACACCCGGACAGCCGTCGAGAACGCTGAGCACGGCTTCCGCGCGTCCAAGGAGCTGAGCGACAACCTGCAGAAGGTGGTCGTCGATTTCATCGCCCTGAGCCTGGTCGGCAAGCAGGCCCACTGGAATATCGTCGGGCCGAACTTCCGCGACCTTCACCTCAATCTCGATGAGGTCGTTGACATCGCCCGCGAAGGGTCCGACGAGTTCGCCGAGCGTCTGCGCGCCCTGCACGCCACCCCCGACGGCCGTCCGTCGGTGGTCGCCGCCCGCACCTCCATCGAGCAGTTCCCGCAGGGCGAGGTGTCGACCCACGACGCCATCGACCTGATGGTGGCCGCCATCGATGCCACCGTCGCCACTATGCGCGAGGTGCATGACGCCGTCGACGCCGAGGATCCGACCACCTCGGACATGCTGCACGAGTACACCCAGAAGCTGGAGCAGCAGGCCTGGTTCATCAGCGCCGAGACCCGCGCTCCCGAGAAGGCCTGA
- a CDS encoding Crp/Fnr family transcriptional regulator: MKNLPLTDVTEHVSCVRLVPLFGGLSPADQDAVGALARPTALDRGQAFGPATGRLAVVHRGQVKVSRMSAGGHERVLRLAGPGDFVGEGSFLTGEAPTYLIEATAPTRMCVFSRADLAPLIAAHPSVAMAMLRSLTQRLDDAEHRLSLTSTSRPARIAGYLLDQPGVAGRGGYRVRLPMAKKDTASLLGMTPESFSRGLDALRSKGLIATSGPEITLRDVDALEELAAG; this comes from the coding sequence GTGAAGAACCTGCCTCTCACCGACGTCACCGAGCACGTCAGCTGTGTGCGCCTGGTGCCGCTGTTCGGCGGTCTGAGCCCGGCCGATCAGGACGCGGTCGGCGCCCTGGCAAGGCCGACCGCGCTGGACCGCGGCCAGGCCTTCGGCCCGGCGACAGGGCGCCTGGCCGTCGTCCACCGGGGGCAGGTGAAGGTGTCCCGGATGTCGGCCGGCGGGCATGAGCGCGTGCTGCGGCTGGCCGGTCCCGGAGACTTCGTGGGGGAGGGGTCCTTCCTCACAGGGGAGGCGCCGACCTACCTCATCGAGGCCACCGCCCCCACCCGGATGTGCGTCTTCTCCCGGGCCGATCTGGCGCCCTTGATCGCCGCCCATCCGTCGGTGGCGATGGCGATGCTGCGCTCGCTGACCCAGCGGCTGGACGACGCCGAGCATCGGTTGAGCCTGACCAGCACGAGTCGCCCGGCGCGGATCGCCGGCTATCTGCTGGATCAGCCGGGAGTCGCGGGCCGGGGCGGCTACCGGGTGAGGCTGCCGATGGCCAAGAAGGACACCGCCTCGCTGCTCGGGATGACCCCGGAGTCGTTCAGCCGGGGGCTCGACGCCCTGCGGTCCAAAGGGTTGATCGCCACCTCGGGCCCGGAGATCACGCTGCGCGACGTCGACGCCCTGGAAGAGCTGGCCGCCGGCTGA
- a CDS encoding heavy-metal-associated domain-containing protein, with protein sequence MSTDEITTTHTVLRAEGFSCPSCVAKVTGALQKLPGVGDVTVHFASGRIEADHDEARTGVDDLIAAVGKLGYPATPSAF encoded by the coding sequence ATGAGCACCGACGAGATCACGACCACCCACACCGTGCTGCGCGCCGAGGGCTTCTCCTGCCCCTCCTGCGTCGCCAAGGTCACCGGCGCCCTGCAGAAGCTGCCCGGCGTCGGCGACGTCACCGTGCACTTCGCCTCGGGACGCATCGAGGCCGACCACGACGAGGCCCGCACCGGCGTCGACGACCTGATCGCCGCCGTCGGCAAGCTGGGCTACCCCGCCACCCCGTCGGCCTTCTGA
- a CDS encoding heavy metal translocating P-type ATPase produces MMSTLRRPGARLAAAGILILAALAMGRLGAGWAPAGDIAMAAAALISTVPIAAAALRALRTRTIGIDLLVSIASIGALAIGNYWEAAAVTFLFAFGHVLEQGAMTRTRSALTDLVDSAPQEAVLVRDGRTETVPTGRLRPDDVVLVSAGSSVPVDGTVVSGSGAADESAVTGESMPAEKTPGDQVRSGTTLTTGMIQVRAEKVGSQTLLARIVARVEEAQDARGRVQTMMDRFGRWYTPAIIVLAIVVGLASGSLTLALTLLVIGCPGALVISVPVAVVAGIGRGARDGILIRGGEHLETAAKVDTVVLDKTGTLTTGHPELKQVVPHGAGENSAGENGAGSEDEVLRWAALAEVGSGHPLADPIVDAARNRGVAPEGVPGEAEAIPGRGLTAEVGDPDRPETRHRVVVGTAELAGEELGSEHDAGWAASTSARLAADGATPVTVLRDGELLGVIAIADTIRADAPAALARLRRAGVGHLVMLSGDRSEVASAVAQQLGIDDARGGLLPEDKLSAVQELRAAGAVVAMVGDGVNDAPALAAADVGVAMGAAGSALAVETSDIALMADDLTRLPESLRLARRTRAVIRQNIVIAVATVTLLLAGVLVGGVTMALGMLVHEASVLVVIVNALRLLGRRARHDSSERTGQTGRQVQPWQTSEHGGSRSGRRGASPQQQTA; encoded by the coding sequence ATGATGTCCACTCTCAGACGCCCGGGGGCTCGACTGGCCGCCGCCGGGATCCTCATCCTCGCGGCCCTCGCGATGGGACGCCTCGGCGCCGGATGGGCGCCGGCCGGTGACATCGCCATGGCGGCCGCAGCGCTCATCTCGACCGTCCCGATCGCGGCGGCCGCCCTGCGAGCCCTGCGCACCAGGACGATCGGGATCGACCTGCTGGTCTCCATCGCCTCGATCGGGGCCCTGGCGATCGGCAACTACTGGGAGGCGGCGGCCGTCACCTTCCTCTTCGCATTCGGCCACGTCCTCGAACAGGGGGCCATGACACGCACCAGGTCGGCCCTCACCGACCTGGTGGACTCGGCCCCTCAGGAGGCCGTCCTGGTGCGCGACGGCCGTACCGAGACGGTGCCCACCGGCAGACTCAGGCCCGACGACGTGGTGCTCGTGAGCGCCGGGAGCTCCGTCCCGGTCGACGGGACGGTGGTCTCCGGATCCGGCGCGGCCGACGAGTCGGCCGTGACCGGGGAGTCCATGCCCGCCGAGAAGACCCCCGGCGACCAGGTGCGCTCGGGCACCACGCTGACCACCGGGATGATCCAGGTCCGCGCCGAGAAGGTCGGCTCCCAGACCCTGCTGGCCCGCATCGTCGCCCGGGTCGAGGAGGCCCAGGACGCCCGCGGGCGAGTCCAGACGATGATGGACCGGTTCGGACGCTGGTACACCCCGGCCATCATCGTCCTGGCGATCGTCGTCGGGCTGGCCAGCGGCAGCCTCACGTTGGCCCTCACCCTCTTGGTGATCGGCTGCCCCGGAGCCCTGGTGATCTCCGTGCCGGTGGCGGTCGTCGCCGGTATCGGACGCGGGGCCCGCGACGGCATCCTCATCCGCGGCGGGGAGCATCTGGAGACCGCAGCGAAGGTCGACACCGTGGTCCTCGACAAGACCGGGACCCTGACCACCGGCCACCCCGAGCTCAAGCAGGTCGTACCCCACGGTGCTGGAGAGAACAGTGCTGGAGAGAACGGTGCTGGGAGCGAGGACGAGGTGCTGCGCTGGGCCGCCCTCGCCGAGGTCGGCTCCGGACACCCGCTGGCCGACCCGATCGTCGACGCCGCACGGAACCGCGGCGTCGCCCCCGAGGGGGTGCCGGGCGAGGCGGAGGCGATCCCCGGACGCGGCCTGACCGCCGAGGTCGGCGACCCGGACCGTCCCGAGACCCGCCATCGGGTGGTCGTGGGCACCGCGGAACTGGCGGGCGAGGAGCTGGGCTCCGAGCACGACGCCGGATGGGCGGCCTCGACGTCCGCCCGGCTGGCGGCCGACGGAGCGACACCGGTGACTGTCCTGCGTGACGGCGAGCTGCTCGGGGTCATCGCGATCGCCGACACCATCCGGGCCGACGCCCCGGCCGCCCTCGCCCGACTGCGCCGCGCCGGCGTCGGGCATCTGGTGATGTTGAGCGGCGACCGCTCTGAGGTCGCAAGCGCAGTCGCCCAGCAGCTCGGCATCGACGACGCCCGGGGCGGCCTGCTGCCCGAGGACAAACTCTCGGCGGTCCAGGAACTGCGGGCCGCCGGAGCTGTGGTGGCCATGGTCGGCGACGGCGTCAACGACGCCCCGGCCCTGGCGGCGGCCGACGTCGGGGTGGCGATGGGGGCCGCCGGCAGCGCCCTGGCGGTGGAGACCTCCGACATCGCGCTGATGGCCGACGACCTCACCCGCCTGCCCGAGTCCCTGAGACTGGCCCGTCGCACCCGTGCGGTGATCCGCCAGAACATCGTCATCGCCGTCGCGACGGTGACCCTGCTGCTGGCCGGCGTACTGGTCGGCGGGGTGACGATGGCGCTGGGCATGCTGGTCCACGAGGCCTCGGTGCTGGTCGTCATCGTCAACGCCCTGCGGCTGCTGGGACGCCGGGCCCGCCACGACAGCTCCGAGCGGACGGGGCAGACCGGGCGGCAGGTCCAGCCGTGGCAGACTTCAGAGCATGGCGGATCGAGATCGGGACGCCGAGGGGCGTCCCCGCAACAGCAGACCGCGTGA
- a CDS encoding DUF309 domain-containing protein, producing MADRDRDAEGRPRNSRPRDGLGRPLPRDRHGVPVTPEDLNLTVPETLEMAQDLLDRGRPFHAHEVLEARWKSCPRAERDLWQGLAQLAVGITHQLRGNTTGAITLIGRGAKYLRPYASDAAPAHVDGVDVHQVLDWADRTVAGLKAGQGIGATVTLRQEASS from the coding sequence ATGGCGGATCGAGATCGGGACGCCGAGGGGCGTCCCCGCAACAGCAGACCGCGTGACGGCCTTGGTCGGCCCCTGCCGCGCGACCGGCACGGCGTCCCGGTGACACCCGAGGATCTGAACCTGACGGTGCCCGAGACCCTGGAGATGGCACAGGATCTGTTGGATCGCGGCAGGCCCTTCCATGCCCACGAGGTGCTCGAGGCCCGGTGGAAGTCCTGTCCCCGGGCCGAGCGGGACCTGTGGCAGGGGCTGGCCCAGCTGGCGGTCGGCATCACCCATCAATTGCGCGGCAACACGACCGGCGCGATCACGCTGATCGGTCGCGGCGCCAAGTATCTGCGTCCCTACGCGTCGGATGCCGCGCCCGCCCATGTTGACGGGGTGGACGTCCACCAAGTCCTCGACTGGGCCGATCGGACGGTCGCGGGGCTGAAGGCAGGTCAGGGCATCGGCGCCACCGTCACACTGCGTCAGGAGGCATCATCATGA
- a CDS encoding DUF488 domain-containing protein translates to MTTFQIANIRDEIRDGAQDDGYRVLVDRLWPRGVSKEKAALDEHRKEIAPSNELRKWFGHDPDRFEEFAARYREELDASGAAETFAHDMAGHDLVTLLYGAKDREHNQAVVLKQVLDELGGA, encoded by the coding sequence ATGACGACATTCCAGATCGCCAACATCCGCGACGAGATCCGCGACGGGGCGCAGGACGACGGCTACCGCGTCCTGGTCGACCGGCTGTGGCCGCGCGGCGTCAGCAAGGAGAAGGCGGCCCTCGACGAGCACCGCAAGGAGATCGCCCCGAGCAACGAGCTGCGCAAGTGGTTCGGCCACGACCCGGACCGCTTCGAGGAGTTCGCCGCCCGCTACCGCGAAGAACTCGATGCCTCCGGTGCCGCCGAGACCTTCGCCCACGATATGGCCGGCCACGACCTGGTGACCCTGCTCTACGGCGCCAAGGACCGCGAGCACAACCAGGCGGTCGTGCTCAAGCAGGTCCTCGACGAGCTGGGTGGCGCCTGA